ATCTCGACGATTTTGCCGAGGTACATCACCGCCACGCGGTCGCTCATGTGCTGCACCACGCTCAAATCATGCGCGATGAACAGATACGCCAGCCCAAAGTCCCGCTGAAGCTCCAGCAGCAGATTTAGAACCTGTGCCTGCACGCTCACATCGAGCGCGGAGACCGGTTCGTCGCATACGATGAGCTTCGGCTTCAGCGCGAGCGCTCTCGCGATGCCGATGCGCTGCCGCTGTCCGCCGCTGAACTCGAAGGGATACTTGTGCACACCATCCGCTGGCAATCCGACACGCTTCAGCAACTCCGCCGCCCACTCACTGCGCTCGGCCCGCGTGCCCATCTTTTGAATGATGAACGGCTCCTCCAAAATCTGCCCGATCGTGTGGCGCGGGTTGAGCGACTCCGCCGGATCTTGAAACACCATCTGCAATTCCCGCCTCCACTCACGAAGCTGCCCCTGCGACTTCGTCGAGATGTCATGCCCATTGAACTGAATACTGCCCGCCGTCGGCTTGAGCAACCGCACGACCGATTTCGCCACCGTGGACTTCCCACAGCCGCTTTCGCCCACCAGCCCGAGCGTCTCACCCGGCTGCAGCTCAAAGCTCACGCCATCCACCGCCTTGCACGTGGCCTTCGTCGTGTAAAACACGCCGCCACGTACCGGAAAGTGCATCTTGAGGTTCTGGACGGTGAGGAGGCTCATGATTCAGAGGTTCGGGGGGGGGGGGGGGGGGGGGGGGGGGGG
This genomic stretch from Verrucomicrobiaceae bacterium harbors:
- a CDS encoding ATP-binding cassette domain-containing protein, with amino-acid sequence MSLLTVQNLKMHFPVRGGVFYTTKATCKAVDGVSFELQPGETLGLVGESGCGKSTVAKSVVRLLKPTAGSIQFNGHDISTKSQGQLREWRRELQMVFQDPAESLNPRHTIGQILEEPFIIQKMGTRAERSEWAAELLKRVGLPADGVHKYPFEFSGGQRQRIGIARALALKPKLIVCDEPVSALDVSVQAQVLNLLLELQRDFGLAYLFIAHDLSVVQHMSDRVAVMYLGKIVEMAPAAELYKNPQHAYTKALLDAIPIADPTKRRERQLLRGDVPSPINPPAGCAFGHRMKHPKWEESTRMDLTLKEVSPGHWVQACPCCT